One genomic region from Leptospira tipperaryensis encodes:
- a CDS encoding EAL domain-containing response regulator, with amino-acid sequence MNGNEISKKESGDSKPVILLVDDELIILRGLKEQLKLAFGKEYDIETAEDAESAWEILEEYMASGIDIPVIICDQVMPGVKGDELLIRIHNRNPDIRKIMLTGQASADAVGNALNHANLYRYLSKPWDSNDLILTIREALKSYFKDVSLLDLNQKLEKTLLYDRETELPNLESLRRSLDEREVLKIPSTLSVIRIESSTSTTHHFGVGVYHKVLSQFLNSLSTFLGKSGRLFHLYQDEVAVLSDLEESKFHSLLVAFRILLRSEYLEADGISFRVNVSIGVATDYTALYYKARIAMMNAAQNRELELMQYSNSMEEGDQYQINLILGRKLNDAINAGNVIPYFQGIYDNKLERITKFECLARIQEGDQVYSPASFISIARSTGIIRLLTPIMIEKSLRYFSKHPEYSFSVNISESDLEKKGFVLWVVSRLQHYGILPERLTLEILETDRLAGGDRGLETIKELKECGCKIAIDDFGVDQSNFERLMEIDPDYIKIDGKFIKGIHLSQTPFLLTSAMTEMAHRIGAKVIAEFVAGKEEFDTVRTLGVEYCQGYYIMEPSPEILPIPQVSL; translated from the coding sequence ATGAACGGAAACGAAATTTCTAAGAAAGAAAGCGGAGATTCTAAACCCGTCATACTCTTAGTCGACGACGAATTGATCATCCTGAGGGGACTCAAAGAACAACTCAAACTCGCATTCGGTAAAGAATACGATATTGAAACCGCGGAAGACGCGGAGTCGGCCTGGGAAATTCTGGAAGAATATATGGCGAGCGGGATCGATATTCCGGTCATCATCTGTGATCAGGTAATGCCCGGAGTTAAAGGAGACGAACTCCTAATCCGAATCCACAATCGAAATCCGGATATCCGAAAGATCATGCTGACGGGGCAAGCGTCCGCCGACGCGGTGGGAAACGCGTTGAACCACGCAAACTTATACCGATATCTTTCCAAACCCTGGGATTCCAACGACTTGATTCTTACGATTCGAGAGGCGCTCAAATCCTATTTTAAGGACGTCTCTCTTTTGGATCTCAATCAGAAATTGGAAAAGACCCTTCTCTATGACAGAGAAACTGAACTCCCGAATCTGGAGAGTTTACGAAGGTCTCTGGACGAAAGGGAAGTCCTGAAAATTCCTTCCACACTTTCCGTTATCCGAATCGAATCCTCCACTTCTACGACCCATCATTTCGGAGTCGGAGTCTATCACAAGGTCCTTAGCCAATTCTTAAATTCTCTTTCTACGTTTTTGGGAAAGTCCGGAAGGTTGTTTCACCTCTATCAAGACGAGGTCGCTGTCCTTTCCGATCTCGAAGAAAGCAAATTCCATTCTCTTCTTGTGGCATTTCGGATTCTTCTAAGATCGGAATATCTGGAAGCCGACGGAATTTCTTTTCGTGTAAACGTTTCCATCGGAGTCGCGACCGACTATACGGCGTTATACTATAAGGCGAGAATTGCTATGATGAACGCGGCTCAAAACCGAGAACTCGAACTCATGCAGTATTCCAATTCGATGGAGGAAGGGGATCAGTATCAGATCAACCTGATCCTCGGAAGAAAGTTGAACGACGCGATCAACGCGGGCAACGTGATTCCTTATTTTCAGGGAATCTACGACAACAAACTCGAAAGAATTACAAAATTTGAATGTCTTGCGAGAATCCAAGAAGGAGATCAAGTCTATTCACCCGCGAGTTTTATCTCGATCGCAAGATCGACCGGGATCATTCGACTTCTGACTCCGATCATGATCGAAAAATCGCTTCGTTATTTTTCAAAACATCCCGAATATTCTTTTTCCGTAAACATTTCGGAATCCGATCTAGAAAAAAAAGGGTTTGTCCTTTGGGTCGTAAGTCGTCTGCAACACTATGGAATTCTTCCGGAAAGATTGACTCTTGAAATTTTGGAAACCGATCGGCTCGCCGGAGGAGATCGAGGTTTGGAAACGATCAAAGAACTCAAGGAGTGCGGTTGTAAGATTGCGATCGACGACTTCGGAGTGGATCAATCCAATTTCGAAAGATTGATGGAGATCGATCCCGACTATATCAAAATCGACGGAAAGTTTATCAAAGGAATTCACCTCAGTCAGACTCCTTTTCTTCTTACCTCTGCAATGACGGAAATGGCGCATCGAATCGGTGCCAAGGTCATCGCGGAATTCGTAGCCGGGAAAGAAGAATTTGACACGGTTCGTACATTAGGGGTGGAA
- the hisC gene encoding histidinol-phosphate transaminase produces the protein MVQFQPILNSLKSYEAGKPIELVVREFGIDPEKVIKLGSNENPFGCSPAVVKAVQDFAPKMSYYPDDSYLDLKNSLAQKFDVTPDRIIPGNGSDQVLDFACRCVLAPGDSVLINRITFAMYRIYALQCGAKVHSTETVPHDLSAFLDLAKVVKPKILFLCTPSNPVGDALSKADVYEFLRQLSPDTLVVIDAAYMEFGKQKDPAKFIPAKEVTDLFPNVFYTGTFSKVYGLGGMRIGYGIGNAELIKNIYKMRPPFSVANLSALAATEALKNEGHVENYLRTNLEEMKRYEKFATEQSIEFIDSYANFITLFARKHGKSSTEVAQSLLRKGIILRDLKSYELNAIRITIGRPEQNEKVFEALKEEFL, from the coding sequence ATGGTCCAGTTTCAGCCGATACTCAATTCTCTCAAAAGTTACGAAGCGGGCAAACCGATCGAACTCGTGGTTCGCGAATTCGGAATCGATCCGGAAAAGGTGATCAAACTCGGATCCAATGAAAATCCCTTCGGCTGTTCTCCGGCGGTCGTAAAAGCGGTGCAAGACTTCGCACCGAAGATGTCCTACTACCCCGATGATTCTTATCTCGATCTCAAAAATTCTCTCGCTCAAAAATTCGACGTAACTCCGGATCGGATCATTCCCGGAAACGGAAGCGATCAGGTTTTAGACTTTGCGTGCAGATGTGTCTTGGCTCCGGGAGATTCGGTTCTTATCAATCGAATCACGTTTGCGATGTATCGGATCTACGCCCTCCAGTGCGGCGCAAAAGTCCACTCGACCGAAACGGTTCCGCACGACCTAAGCGCATTCTTAGATTTAGCAAAGGTCGTAAAACCTAAGATTTTGTTTTTATGCACCCCCTCCAACCCGGTCGGAGACGCGCTTTCCAAAGCGGACGTCTACGAGTTTTTAAGACAACTTTCCCCCGATACGTTAGTCGTCATTGACGCTGCTTATATGGAATTCGGAAAACAAAAGGATCCGGCAAAATTCATTCCCGCAAAGGAAGTTACGGATCTTTTTCCAAACGTCTTTTATACGGGAACTTTTTCGAAGGTCTACGGTCTCGGTGGAATGAGAATCGGCTATGGAATCGGGAATGCAGAGTTGATCAAAAATATTTATAAGATGCGTCCGCCCTTTAGCGTCGCCAATCTTTCCGCGCTCGCGGCAACGGAAGCCTTAAAAAACGAAGGTCACGTTGAAAATTATCTTAGAACCAATTTAGAAGAAATGAAACGTTACGAAAAATTTGCAACCGAACAGAGTATAGAATTTATCGATTCTTATGCGAACTTCATTACGTTGTTTGCGAGAAAACACGGAAAGTCCTCAACGGAAGTCGCCCAGTCGCTTTTACGAAAAGGGATAATTCTAAGAGATCTAAAAAGTTATGAACTCAATGCGATTCGAATCACAATCGGAAGACCGGAACAGAACGAAAAAGTCTTCGAAGCCTTAAAGGAAGAATTCCTATAA
- the mutL gene encoding DNA mismatch repair endonuclease MutL, translating into MGKIRELSPELINQIAAGEVIESAHSVVKELIENSMDAGATQVDIESKDGGLSLLRITDNGFGIDPEDLEPALKRHATSKIKDYRDLETVLSYGFRGEALASIASVSRLTLESGTKDQKTAWKIQSIGGKISEKEEIPGFTGTKILVEELFFNTPVRRKFLKSIRSEDKKIRDRVTTQALAREDIRFRLFQDGKEVYVLPARENKKDRIIDLFGENFRDHLLEVSLERGGIKAFGYISDPDFYKSNRTGQFLFINGRPIEIKYSSVLLKKAYDELLPPNGHPYCFLFFEIDPSRVDVNVHPAKKEIRFLDEEGFNGFFLTLIQKELRSSTPVSFLELKKRLLRPMPEAFKSSSLYQAHSPAGNGQSPLLSRDMFADVPRQEGFNLDQMGPGASLNALTDNVVKHSSFIPKKHFGVLFETFILAEAEDGFYIIDQHTAHERIRYEEVLRKLEKKNYGIQPLLTPIRIDVSKQEQEDILNRRKEYEEVGIFLDALGEDSVVLREIPAYMEPGQEKEIILDFLNRTEGKESSEPELYDLMAKCVACRSAIKKGDHLSDPILAEILNRLSYCENPSRCPHGRPTLVKLSRDDLERMFHRK; encoded by the coding sequence ATGGGAAAAATCAGGGAACTCAGCCCCGAACTCATCAATCAAATCGCTGCGGGTGAAGTCATCGAATCGGCTCACTCAGTCGTCAAAGAACTCATTGAAAATTCTATGGACGCCGGCGCTACTCAAGTCGACATCGAATCCAAGGATGGCGGACTTTCTCTTTTAAGAATCACAGACAACGGTTTCGGAATCGATCCCGAGGATTTAGAACCGGCTCTGAAAAGACACGCGACGAGTAAGATCAAAGATTATAGGGACCTGGAAACCGTTTTGAGTTACGGATTCCGTGGGGAAGCGCTGGCTTCGATCGCCTCGGTCTCTCGCCTAACGTTAGAAAGCGGAACAAAGGATCAAAAGACCGCTTGGAAGATTCAGTCGATCGGCGGTAAAATTTCAGAGAAAGAAGAAATTCCCGGTTTTACGGGAACTAAAATTCTCGTGGAAGAATTGTTTTTCAATACTCCGGTTCGTAGAAAATTCTTAAAATCGATTCGTTCCGAAGATAAAAAAATTCGAGACCGTGTTACGACTCAAGCTTTGGCGAGAGAGGACATTCGTTTTCGTTTGTTCCAAGACGGAAAGGAAGTTTATGTGCTTCCGGCGAGGGAGAATAAAAAAGATAGAATCATCGATCTTTTTGGTGAAAACTTCCGAGATCATCTTTTGGAAGTGAGTTTAGAACGCGGAGGAATCAAGGCCTTCGGTTATATCAGCGATCCCGATTTTTATAAGTCCAATCGAACCGGTCAGTTTTTATTTATCAACGGGCGTCCTATCGAAATCAAATATAGTTCCGTGCTCTTAAAAAAAGCCTATGACGAGCTCCTTCCTCCGAACGGACATCCGTATTGTTTTTTATTTTTTGAAATCGATCCTTCCCGAGTGGACGTCAACGTTCATCCCGCTAAGAAAGAAATTCGTTTTTTAGACGAAGAAGGGTTCAACGGATTCTTTTTGACTCTCATTCAAAAGGAACTTCGTTCGAGCACGCCGGTCAGTTTTTTAGAACTCAAGAAACGTCTCTTAAGACCGATGCCGGAGGCGTTTAAAAGCAGTTCTCTTTATCAGGCGCATTCTCCTGCCGGAAACGGACAAAGCCCTCTTTTGAGCCGAGATATGTTTGCGGACGTTCCTCGTCAGGAAGGTTTTAATCTGGATCAGATGGGACCGGGAGCTTCTTTGAACGCTCTGACGGATAACGTTGTAAAACATTCTTCTTTTATTCCTAAAAAACATTTCGGCGTTTTGTTTGAGACTTTTATTCTCGCGGAAGCGGAAGACGGTTTTTATATCATCGATCAACATACTGCGCACGAACGGATTCGTTACGAAGAAGTTTTGAGAAAACTCGAAAAGAAGAATTACGGGATTCAGCCGCTCTTGACTCCGATTCGAATCGACGTTTCCAAACAAGAACAAGAAGACATTTTAAATCGAAGAAAAGAATATGAGGAAGTTGGAATATTCTTAGACGCTTTAGGAGAGGACAGCGTCGTGTTAAGGGAAATTCCCGCTTATATGGAGCCGGGCCAGGAAAAAGAAATCATTCTCGATTTTTTAAACCGAACCGAAGGAAAAGAATCCAGCGAACCCGAGTTATACGATCTTATGGCGAAATGTGTGGCTTGCCGGTCCGCGATCAAAAAGGGGGATCATCTTTCCGATCCGATCCTCGCTGAAATTTTAAACCGATTGAGTTATTGTGAAAATCCCTCCCGTTGTCCGCACGGAAGACCTACCTTAGTTAAGTTGAGCAGAGATGACCTCGAAAGAATGTTCCACAGAAAATGA
- a CDS encoding peroxidase family protein has product MLLVNFENEREISLPENSTPQSLLEISLANGIPHTHACGGNARCSTCRVLVLENPSNLSEPQQKEKDLSQKKGFPESVRLACQAKVLGDVRVRRIVLDDEDYNLTIPGSATISGEEKEIAILFSDIRDFTSFSESHLPYDVIHILNRYFYKMGDIVLKHGGKIDKYIGDGLMALFGVDGGSAEEVCISALRAAKEMELELYSLNEYLKSHFHISFRIGVGVHYGSCILGQLGHPANMSFTAIGDSVNMASRIESKTKKAGATVLVSESLYEQVRGRVRKGRTFSTKLKGKTGDYKLYEIQEILKKASLNTWEEARNYLRKIILVRETGSWLKLVYHIACLFDEKENWLGLGAAAHFQNFRTLSENQDLVANLDRIIEAKETFSQKSETSYSLADFLALAGAVALEKSGGPRINVESGRQDKSFDSIRQILPLGMLTQKDQLPCLGKMNLNVQDLVTISGARTIGWLGAESFTANPYYFDNSYFHVLLKAGLEGPLLIPNDRELLKNDESRALVLEYALNQNKFFEDFTRTYLKLTT; this is encoded by the coding sequence ATGCTCCTTGTTAATTTTGAGAACGAAAGAGAAATTAGTTTACCCGAAAATTCCACTCCTCAGAGCCTGTTAGAAATTAGCTTAGCCAATGGAATCCCTCACACACACGCTTGTGGAGGAAATGCAAGATGTTCCACATGCCGTGTCTTAGTTTTGGAAAATCCTTCCAATTTATCGGAGCCTCAACAAAAAGAAAAGGATCTGTCACAAAAGAAAGGCTTTCCTGAGTCCGTTCGACTCGCGTGTCAGGCAAAAGTGTTAGGAGACGTTCGAGTTCGAAGAATCGTTTTAGACGACGAGGACTACAATCTTACTATTCCAGGATCGGCTACGATCTCCGGAGAAGAAAAAGAAATCGCGATCCTATTTAGTGACATTCGTGACTTTACTAGTTTTTCGGAATCACATCTTCCTTACGACGTGATCCATATTCTCAACCGTTATTTTTACAAGATGGGTGATATCGTTTTAAAACACGGCGGGAAGATCGACAAATATATCGGAGACGGACTTATGGCCCTCTTCGGAGTAGACGGAGGTTCCGCGGAAGAAGTTTGTATCAGCGCTTTGCGTGCTGCAAAAGAGATGGAACTCGAACTCTATTCTCTCAACGAATATCTAAAATCTCATTTTCATATCTCGTTTCGAATCGGAGTCGGGGTACATTATGGAAGTTGCATATTAGGACAACTCGGACATCCGGCTAACATGTCTTTTACGGCGATCGGAGATTCCGTAAACATGGCGAGTAGAATCGAGTCCAAAACAAAAAAGGCGGGAGCGACCGTTCTCGTCTCGGAATCGTTATACGAACAGGTTCGCGGTCGAGTTCGTAAAGGAAGAACCTTTTCCACAAAACTCAAGGGAAAAACCGGAGATTACAAACTCTACGAGATCCAAGAGATTCTTAAAAAAGCGAGTCTCAATACTTGGGAAGAAGCCAGAAACTATCTCAGAAAGATCATCCTCGTTCGGGAAACCGGAAGTTGGTTAAAACTCGTCTATCATATCGCTTGTCTCTTTGACGAAAAAGAAAACTGGCTTGGACTCGGCGCGGCCGCCCACTTTCAAAACTTCAGAACTCTTTCCGAAAACCAAGACCTCGTCGCAAATCTGGATCGGATCATCGAAGCAAAAGAAACCTTCTCTCAAAAAAGCGAAACCTCGTATTCACTCGCGGACTTCTTGGCGCTAGCAGGCGCGGTCGCTCTCGAAAAATCAGGCGGCCCAAGAATCAACGTCGAATCTGGAAGACAAGACAAATCATTTGATTCCATACGACAAATTCTTCCTCTCGGAATGTTGACTCAAAAAGATCAGTTGCCTTGTCTTGGAAAGATGAATCTCAACGTGCAGGATTTAGTTACGATCTCGGGCGCACGAACGATCGGATGGTTGGGCGCGGAATCTTTTACCGCCAATCCGTATTATTTCGACAACAGCTATTTTCATGTTCTCTTAAAAGCCGGGCTCGAAGGACCGCTTCTCATTCCGAACGACCGGGAACTTTTGAAAAACGACGAATCACGAGCCCTCGTTTTGGAATACGCCCTCAATCAAAATAAATTCTTCGAGGATTTTACTCGGACTTATTTGAAACTAACGACTTAA
- a CDS encoding YjgN family protein: MQNENQKFSIDAKGEDLFLIYLKNVFFTFITFGVYYFWAKVNTQKFVHRHVLFQGQRFDYHGTGKENFIGFIKALGIIVLGSLFAAGIYYVASLLGTWARALVTIALYIGILCVIPYVIIGSKRYFLSRTSFNNIRFRFSGKVDELIKIFIPNALLSVVTLGIYSPWFINLLEKFRIEKSHLGNADFQYDGNGKDLFFIYLKGIFFTPFTAGIYFFWFHANVHNYVWNHTKFQGISFRSELRGGTVFVNSLIAIVLVFFTLGIGVPWAYLRGLRIVIQSLTLDSAPDLSSIQSVRDPNASALADGISEASEAIGSIFGN, translated from the coding sequence ATGCAAAATGAAAATCAAAAATTCTCGATCGATGCAAAAGGGGAAGATCTATTCCTCATCTATCTAAAGAACGTCTTTTTTACCTTCATCACCTTCGGCGTTTATTATTTCTGGGCAAAGGTAAACACTCAAAAATTTGTTCACAGACACGTTCTATTTCAAGGTCAACGGTTTGATTATCACGGAACGGGTAAGGAAAATTTTATCGGTTTTATAAAAGCTCTCGGAATCATCGTTTTAGGATCCCTTTTCGCCGCAGGAATTTACTACGTCGCCTCTCTCCTCGGAACCTGGGCAAGGGCGCTCGTTACCATCGCTCTTTATATCGGAATTTTATGCGTCATTCCCTACGTCATCATCGGTTCCAAAAGATATTTTTTAAGTCGTACTTCGTTTAACAATATTCGATTTCGTTTTAGCGGAAAAGTGGACGAATTGATCAAAATTTTTATTCCGAACGCGCTTCTGTCAGTCGTCACTCTTGGAATTTATTCCCCATGGTTTATCAATCTTCTGGAAAAATTTCGAATCGAAAAATCCCATTTAGGAAACGCGGACTTTCAATACGACGGAAACGGTAAGGATTTATTTTTTATCTATCTCAAAGGAATCTTTTTCACGCCGTTTACCGCGGGAATTTACTTCTTCTGGTTTCACGCCAATGTTCACAACTACGTCTGGAATCACACAAAGTTTCAAGGAATCTCTTTTCGTTCCGAACTCAGAGGCGGAACGGTTTTTGTAAACTCGCTTATCGCAATCGTCTTAGTATTCTTCACTCTTGGAATCGGAGTTCCTTGGGCTTATCTCCGAGGTTTAAGAATCGTGATTCAATCCTTAACCTTGGATTCCGCTCCCGATCTATCGTCCATTCAGAGCGTGAGAGATCCGAACGCGAGCGCGTTGGCGGACGGAATATCCGAAGCAAGCGAGGCGATCGGTAGCATCTTCGGCAATTAA
- a CDS encoding M48 family metallopeptidase has protein sequence MPDLYYDGKSAIPVPGNLISKETGLVFESSASTPKTFHFSYKQIQSLEKLGNEYRLELKSQNEEESDPILTFESKDKAEQIKKNRSKTFGDGFGGLISRFLQLPNLYQILIAGILAFGIGYLLFTKLDRLYIFVPESADKSLGNLIGERFEANYSECKNRKLRYSIEKITRTILPKKRKDQYSIHVLRSADINAFALPGGKIYILSGLIQESKTPEEIAAILAHEISHVDERHGIRQLIRLLGISIVIKLAIGLGFDDIGSLETITEIVNTLTILRYSREFEEEADTNAFEILKKSGVGVKGFIDFFEREEAKLVSDKKPQSKKNTKKEEKDWDPAKILDWFSTHPDNQTRIQKAKEFSKGIRTRKREIQIENWETIRESCSESI, from the coding sequence ATGCCCGATCTTTATTACGACGGCAAATCAGCCATTCCGGTTCCGGGAAATCTAATTTCCAAGGAGACCGGTTTGGTTTTCGAATCCTCGGCTTCGACTCCAAAAACATTCCATTTTTCTTATAAACAAATTCAATCCCTCGAAAAACTGGGAAACGAATACAGACTGGAACTAAAAAGCCAGAACGAAGAAGAATCCGATCCGATTCTTACCTTTGAATCCAAAGACAAAGCGGAGCAGATCAAAAAAAACAGAAGTAAGACGTTTGGAGACGGTTTTGGAGGTTTGATCTCTCGATTCTTACAACTTCCAAATTTGTATCAGATCCTCATCGCGGGAATTTTGGCGTTTGGAATCGGTTATCTTCTTTTTACAAAACTCGATCGACTCTATATTTTTGTTCCTGAATCCGCAGACAAATCTCTGGGAAATCTGATCGGGGAAAGGTTCGAAGCGAACTATTCCGAATGCAAAAATCGAAAACTAAGATACAGCATAGAAAAAATTACTAGAACAATTCTTCCTAAAAAAAGAAAAGATCAATATTCGATCCATGTCTTACGAAGCGCCGATATCAACGCGTTTGCGCTTCCGGGCGGAAAGATCTACATTCTTTCCGGACTGATTCAAGAATCAAAAACCCCGGAAGAGATCGCCGCGATTCTCGCTCACGAAATTTCTCATGTGGACGAAAGACACGGAATTCGACAGTTGATTCGTTTATTAGGAATTTCGATTGTAATCAAACTCGCGATCGGACTCGGGTTTGACGATATCGGTTCTTTGGAAACGATCACGGAGATCGTCAATACTCTCACGATCTTAAGATACTCGAGAGAATTTGAAGAGGAAGCCGACACAAACGCGTTTGAGATTCTTAAAAAATCGGGGGTCGGAGTGAAGGGCTTTATCGATTTTTTCGAAAGGGAAGAAGCAAAACTTGTCTCGGACAAAAAACCGCAGAGCAAAAAAAATACCAAAAAAGAAGAGAAGGATTGGGATCCGGCAAAAATCTTAGATTGGTTCAGCACACATCCTGATAATCAAACTAGAATTCAGAAGGCGAAGGAATTTTCAAAGGGTATTAGAACTCGAAAGAGAGAAATTCAAATAGAGAATTGGGAAACGATTCGGGAATCCTGCTCCGAATCTATTTGA
- a CDS encoding YqaA family protein, whose translation MTSKECSTENEEVPDKEPDRVVRKLFRQTLVGIVILVLGVVFLARVFPEPVLAVSQKFIEITGVFGVGIGILLADSLHVFIPPDVFLMIAVAGKLNSILVIVSASIGSLIGGTISYLTGRILLPKIEGVASFVKKHEQKLEHYLHRYGFWAVVLAALTPLPYSWVSLAAGAMKMRYVLFFQGCLFRIPRFIVFYYLIQFGWVGGGM comes from the coding sequence ATGACCTCGAAAGAATGTTCCACAGAAAATGAAGAAGTTCCGGATAAAGAGCCGGATCGAGTCGTTCGTAAATTATTTCGCCAAACGTTAGTCGGAATCGTAATTCTCGTTTTGGGAGTTGTGTTCCTCGCGAGAGTTTTTCCCGAACCGGTCCTTGCGGTTTCGCAGAAGTTTATCGAAATCACAGGTGTTTTCGGAGTTGGGATCGGAATTCTTCTCGCGGATTCTTTGCACGTTTTTATTCCACCCGACGTTTTTTTGATGATCGCGGTCGCCGGAAAATTGAATTCCATTCTTGTCATCGTTTCGGCTTCGATCGGAAGTCTGATCGGAGGAACGATCTCGTATTTAACCGGAAGAATTCTTCTGCCTAAAATCGAAGGTGTTGCGAGTTTTGTAAAAAAGCACGAACAAAAACTCGAACACTACCTGCATCGTTACGGATTTTGGGCCGTGGTTTTGGCGGCTCTGACCCCGCTTCCGTATTCATGGGTTTCTCTCGCGGCGGGAGCGATGAAAATGAGATATGTTCTTTTTTTTCAGGGTTGTCTTTTTCGAATTCCTCGGTTTATAGTATTCTATTATCTGATCCAATTCGGTTGGGTCGGAGGCGGAATGTAA
- a CDS encoding replication-associated recombination protein A → MSDLFTKKPIPPLAHKIRPSSFEEVIGQSRATKQLVNYRSPVSIILYGPPGTGKSTLAGILCRKWNLPYVEYNAVSTGVAEIKKLLERAEREGTILLFLDEIHRFSASQQDSLLKGVETGHLVLIGATTENPAFRITRPLLSRCQILKIEPLSLEEQSSLLERGLSNLSPPIKLSDEAKETLIRFSGGDGRKLLSNLEGISFSFPPESEISKTDIEEYLESRVIEYDKSGESHYDVISAFIKSVRGSDPDAALYYLAVLLEGGEDPLFIMRRLIILASEDIGNASVNGLPLAVSGLHALEAIGMPEGRLILAHVTTFLASCPKSNASYQGIGAALSFVREHGTGIKIPNRLRNAPTFLHKKEGASQGYVYPHDFGGFKEQNYFPDEIAEQPPRFYFPTGNGMELKLKEYLEKVWEKTPWKKGR, encoded by the coding sequence TTGAGCGATCTCTTTACAAAAAAGCCGATTCCTCCCTTGGCTCATAAGATTCGTCCTTCTTCTTTTGAGGAAGTGATCGGCCAATCCCGTGCTACTAAACAACTTGTAAACTATCGTTCTCCCGTTTCGATCATTCTTTACGGTCCTCCGGGGACGGGAAAATCCACGTTAGCCGGCATTCTATGCAGGAAATGGAATCTTCCGTATGTCGAATACAACGCAGTTTCGACCGGAGTCGCCGAGATCAAAAAATTATTGGAAAGAGCGGAAAGAGAAGGAACAATTTTACTATTTTTGGACGAGATCCATCGTTTCAGCGCTTCGCAACAAGATAGTCTTTTGAAAGGTGTGGAAACCGGTCACCTCGTGCTTATCGGAGCCACGACCGAAAATCCTGCGTTTCGAATCACAAGACCTCTTTTATCGAGATGTCAAATTCTTAAAATCGAACCCTTGAGTTTGGAAGAACAATCCTCTCTTTTGGAAAGAGGCCTTTCCAATCTTTCACCTCCGATCAAACTCAGCGACGAAGCGAAAGAAACTCTCATTCGATTCTCCGGAGGGGATGGAAGAAAACTTCTTTCCAACTTAGAAGGAATCAGTTTTAGTTTTCCTCCCGAGTCCGAAATTTCAAAAACCGATATCGAAGAATATTTGGAAAGTCGAGTGATCGAATACGATAAGAGCGGAGAATCCCACTACGACGTTATCTCAGCGTTTATCAAATCCGTAAGAGGAAGCGATCCCGACGCCGCGTTATACTATCTTGCCGTTTTACTCGAAGGCGGAGAGGATCCGCTTTTTATTATGCGAAGACTGATCATTCTCGCGAGCGAGGATATCGGAAACGCTTCGGTCAACGGTCTGCCTCTTGCAGTTTCCGGTTTGCACGCGCTCGAAGCGATCGGTATGCCCGAAGGAAGATTGATTCTCGCACACGTGACTACGTTTCTTGCTTCTTGTCCAAAGTCGAACGCGAGTTATCAAGGGATCGGAGCGGCGCTTTCTTTTGTAAGGGAACATGGAACCGGAATCAAAATTCCGAATCGTCTCAGAAACGCTCCCACCTTTCTTCATAAGAAGGAAGGCGCCTCGCAAGGATACGTGTATCCGCACGATTTCGGTGGTTTTAAGGAACAAAATTATTTCCCGGATGAGATAGCGGAACAACCTCCGCGTTTTTACTTTCCGACCGGCAACGGGATGGAGTTAAAACTCAAAGAATATCTGGAGAAGGTTTGGGAAAAAACGCCTTGGAAGAAGGGACGCTGA